One segment of Chelonia mydas isolate rCheMyd1 chromosome 13, rCheMyd1.pri.v2, whole genome shotgun sequence DNA contains the following:
- the TPX2 gene encoding targeting protein for Xklp2 isoform X4, with translation MSHPQSSYSYDAETTYINFRTLNDDDVQSVDSWFDLKASSENVPPAENVATFLQHKPASSKANLPQAIVSPMVKSTAWRVPSNDASPPAPSGASQRRVSRRLSAQQKNAQQRKRQAKVKAERCNVTSIKKEDDPPTKKQKISSSRERMTEVSMNRDHSQSTELSPARSKGKLTMPTTPTMLKRKYLSGKLKSTEEQELEKMKQLQQETMELRKKNEESLKAAIAGSGQPAKKTTGQVTKPVDFHFCTDERIKQHTESQPGNEYKKLDFIAALRKHPASPARVVKGPTVPKPFNLSCGNKRKFDETTSEYVPLAQQIENFQKCTPSRYHLRSRRTNESPIPVKPLKARLTQPKTPLLQTRQRFRPVTCKSAAELEAEEIEKLRQYKFKAQELNPRIIEGGPILPKKPPVKEPTQPIGFDLEIEKRIQERESKKQQKEEHFEFHSRPCPAKILEDVVGVPEKKPLPVTVPKSPAFALKNRVRMPTREEEKGEEVVPVIKANPMPHYGVPFKPKAPEQRHVEVCPFSFDSRDRERWVQKEKKIEELQKEEVPKFKALPLPQFDHINLPQKKVKNATQPEPFHLQTDERGATKSQNWQQQIKEDLKRQKEAACFKANPNTVVHQEPFVPKKDSKPISENLSGSIVAESFELATEKRAKERQEFEKRLAELETEKEKLHEAARQLEAEREKEELARLRQELVHKANPVRKYRSLEVKPSDQPLTVPKSPNFSDRFQC, from the exons ATGTCTCATCCACAGTCTTCCTATTCCTATGATGCAGAAACTACCTACATCAACTTCAGGACTTTGAATGATGATGACGTGCAGAGTGTAGATTCATGGTTTG ATCTGAAAGCCAGTTCAGAGAATGTCCCTCCTGCAGAGAATGTGGCAACTTTCTTGCAGCACAAGCCTGCCTCTTCAAAGGCTAATCTTCCTCAAGCTATTGTTTCACCAATGGTGAAATCCA CAGCCTGGAGAGTCCCCTCAAATGATGCTTCACCTCCTGCTCCTTCAGGAGCTTCTCAACG GAGGGTATCCAGAAGACTGTCAGCACAACAGAAGAATGCCCAGCAACGCAAACGTCAGGCCAAAGTCAAAGCAGAGAGATGCAATGTCACCTCCATCAAAAAGGAAGATGATCCACCCACCAAGAAACAGAAAAT CTCTAGCAGTAGAGAGAGAATGACTGAAGTATCAATGAACAGAGATCACTCCCAGAGCACTGAACTCTCCCCAGCCAGATCCAAGGGCAAGCTGACCATGCCTACCACACCAACAATGCTGAA GAGGAAGTATCTTTCTGGCAAGCTAAAGAGCAcagaggagcaggagctggaaAAGATGAAGCAATTGCAGCAGGAGACGATGGAGCTGCGCAAAAAGAATGAAGAGTCTCTGAAAGCTGCTATTGCTGGTTCAG GACAACCTGCGAAGAAAACCACGGGCCAGGTAACAAAGCCAGTTGACTTCCATTTCTGCACAGATGAGAGGATTAAACAGCACACAGAAAGCCAGCCTGGGAATGAATACAAGAAGCTGGATTTCATAGCAGCACTGAGAAAGCACCCTGCATCTCCG GCACGAGTGGTGAAGGGGCCCACTGTCCCCAAacctttcaatctctcctgtggCAACAAAAGGAAATTTGATGAAACTACATCAGAGTATGTCCCCCTTGCTCAGCAGATTGAAAACTTCCAGAAATGCACTCCCTCTCGTTACCATTTGAGGAGCAGGAGGACCAATGAAA GTCCAATTCCAGTAAAGCCGCTGAAGGCCAGGCTTACACAGCCCAAAACTCCACTGCTTCAAACAAGACAGCGCTTCAGACCTGTAACTTGCAAGAGTGCAGCTGAGTTGGAGGCAGAGGAAATAGAGAAGCTCCGACA GTACAAATTCAAAGCTCAGGAGCTTAATCCAAGGATCATAGAGGGTGGGCCAATCCTGCCCAAGAAACCCCCTGTGAAAGAGCCCACACAGCCTATTGGATTTGACTTGGAAATTGAAAAAAGGATTCAGGAGCGAGAGAGCAAGAAGCAGCAGAAGGAAGAGCATTTTGAATTCCATTCCAGGCCATGTCCAGCTAAAATCTTGGAGGATGTTGTG GGTGTTCCAGAAAAGAAGCCCCTTCCTGTTACAGTTCCTAAATCCCCAGCCTTTGCACTGAAGAACAGAGTCCGAATGCCTACTAGAGAGGAAGAAAAG GGAGAGGAGGTGGTCCCGGTGATCAAAGCTAACCCCATGCCACACTATGGAGTGCCCTTCAAACCTAAAGCCCCCGAGCAGAGGCATGTGGAAGTGTGCCCCTTCTCTTTTGACTCTCGTGACAGAGAGAGGTGGgtgcaaaaggagaaaaaaatagaagAGCTGCAGAAAGAGGAG GTACCAAAGTTCAAAGCACTACCCCTGCCTCAGTTTGACCACATCAACTTGCCACAAAAAAAAGTGAAGAATGCAACACAACCAGAGCCCTTCCATCTGCAGACAGATGAACGGGGAGCTACCAAGTCGCAGAATTGGCAGCAACAG ATCAAAGAAGACCTGAAACGGCAGAAGGAGGCAGCGTGTTTCAAAGCTAATCCAAATACTGTTGTGCACCAGGAGCCTTTTGTGCCAAAGAAGGATAGCAAGCCAATATCAG AGAACCTTTCTGGTTCCATAGTTGCTGAAAGCTTTGAGCTAGCGACAGAAAAGAGAGCAAAAGAACGTCAAGAGTTCGAAAAGCGACTGGCTGAGTTGGAAACCGAAAAAGAGAAGCTTCACGAAGCGGCCAGACAGCTAGAGGCCGAGCGGGAGAAAGAAGAACTCGCCAGGCTGAGACAAGAACTG gtACACAAGGCAAACCCAGTTCGCAAGTACCGCAGTCTGGAGGTGAAGCCAAGTGACCAGCCTCTGACCGTGCCAAAGTCTCCGAACTTTTCAGACCGATTTCAGTGTTGA
- the TPX2 gene encoding targeting protein for Xklp2 isoform X2, translating to MSHPQSSYSYDAETTYINFRTLNDDDVQSVDSWFDLKASSENVPPAENVATFLQHKPASSKANLPQAIVSPMVKSSENHETEAGEMAQAMLRPQNIVVSLAAWRVPSNDASPPAPSGASQRRVSRRLSAQQKNAQQRKRQAKVKAERCNVTSIKKEDDPPTKKQKISSSRERMTEVSMNRDHSQSTELSPARSKGKLTMPTTPTMLKRKYLSGKLKSTEEQELEKMKQLQQETMELRKKNEESLKAAIAGSGQPAKKTTGQVTKPVDFHFCTDERIKQHTESQPGNEYKKLDFIAALRKHPASPARVVKGPTVPKPFNLSCGNKRKFDETTSEYVPLAQQIENFQKCTPSRYHLRSRRTNESPIPVKPLKARLTQPKTPLLQTRQRFRPVTCKSAAELEAEEIEKLRQYKFKAQELNPRIIEGGPILPKKPPVKEPTQPIGFDLEIEKRIQERESKKQQKEEHFEFHSRPCPAKILEDVVGVPEKKPLPVTVPKSPAFALKNRVRMPTREEEKGEEVVPVIKANPMPHYGVPFKPKAPEQRHVEVCPFSFDSRDRERWVQKEKKIEELQKEEVPKFKALPLPQFDHINLPQKKVKNATQPEPFHLQTDERGATKSQNWQQQIKEDLKRQKEAACFKANPNTVVHQEPFVPKKDSKPISENLSGSIVAESFELATEKRAKERQEFEKRLAELETEKEKLHEAARQLEAEREKEELARLRQELVHKANPVRKYRSLEVKPSDQPLTVPKSPNFSDRFQC from the exons ATGTCTCATCCACAGTCTTCCTATTCCTATGATGCAGAAACTACCTACATCAACTTCAGGACTTTGAATGATGATGACGTGCAGAGTGTAGATTCATGGTTTG ATCTGAAAGCCAGTTCAGAGAATGTCCCTCCTGCAGAGAATGTGGCAACTTTCTTGCAGCACAAGCCTGCCTCTTCAAAGGCTAATCTTCCTCAAGCTATTGTTTCACCAATGGTGAAATCCA GTGAAAACCATGAGACAGAGGCAGGAGAAATGGCACAGGCAATGCTGAGACCACAGAATATTGTTGTTTCTCTAGCAGCCTGGAGAGTCCCCTCAAATGATGCTTCACCTCCTGCTCCTTCAGGAGCTTCTCAACG GAGGGTATCCAGAAGACTGTCAGCACAACAGAAGAATGCCCAGCAACGCAAACGTCAGGCCAAAGTCAAAGCAGAGAGATGCAATGTCACCTCCATCAAAAAGGAAGATGATCCACCCACCAAGAAACAGAAAAT CTCTAGCAGTAGAGAGAGAATGACTGAAGTATCAATGAACAGAGATCACTCCCAGAGCACTGAACTCTCCCCAGCCAGATCCAAGGGCAAGCTGACCATGCCTACCACACCAACAATGCTGAA GAGGAAGTATCTTTCTGGCAAGCTAAAGAGCAcagaggagcaggagctggaaAAGATGAAGCAATTGCAGCAGGAGACGATGGAGCTGCGCAAAAAGAATGAAGAGTCTCTGAAAGCTGCTATTGCTGGTTCAG GACAACCTGCGAAGAAAACCACGGGCCAGGTAACAAAGCCAGTTGACTTCCATTTCTGCACAGATGAGAGGATTAAACAGCACACAGAAAGCCAGCCTGGGAATGAATACAAGAAGCTGGATTTCATAGCAGCACTGAGAAAGCACCCTGCATCTCCG GCACGAGTGGTGAAGGGGCCCACTGTCCCCAAacctttcaatctctcctgtggCAACAAAAGGAAATTTGATGAAACTACATCAGAGTATGTCCCCCTTGCTCAGCAGATTGAAAACTTCCAGAAATGCACTCCCTCTCGTTACCATTTGAGGAGCAGGAGGACCAATGAAA GTCCAATTCCAGTAAAGCCGCTGAAGGCCAGGCTTACACAGCCCAAAACTCCACTGCTTCAAACAAGACAGCGCTTCAGACCTGTAACTTGCAAGAGTGCAGCTGAGTTGGAGGCAGAGGAAATAGAGAAGCTCCGACA GTACAAATTCAAAGCTCAGGAGCTTAATCCAAGGATCATAGAGGGTGGGCCAATCCTGCCCAAGAAACCCCCTGTGAAAGAGCCCACACAGCCTATTGGATTTGACTTGGAAATTGAAAAAAGGATTCAGGAGCGAGAGAGCAAGAAGCAGCAGAAGGAAGAGCATTTTGAATTCCATTCCAGGCCATGTCCAGCTAAAATCTTGGAGGATGTTGTG GGTGTTCCAGAAAAGAAGCCCCTTCCTGTTACAGTTCCTAAATCCCCAGCCTTTGCACTGAAGAACAGAGTCCGAATGCCTACTAGAGAGGAAGAAAAG GGAGAGGAGGTGGTCCCGGTGATCAAAGCTAACCCCATGCCACACTATGGAGTGCCCTTCAAACCTAAAGCCCCCGAGCAGAGGCATGTGGAAGTGTGCCCCTTCTCTTTTGACTCTCGTGACAGAGAGAGGTGGgtgcaaaaggagaaaaaaatagaagAGCTGCAGAAAGAGGAG GTACCAAAGTTCAAAGCACTACCCCTGCCTCAGTTTGACCACATCAACTTGCCACAAAAAAAAGTGAAGAATGCAACACAACCAGAGCCCTTCCATCTGCAGACAGATGAACGGGGAGCTACCAAGTCGCAGAATTGGCAGCAACAG ATCAAAGAAGACCTGAAACGGCAGAAGGAGGCAGCGTGTTTCAAAGCTAATCCAAATACTGTTGTGCACCAGGAGCCTTTTGTGCCAAAGAAGGATAGCAAGCCAATATCAG AGAACCTTTCTGGTTCCATAGTTGCTGAAAGCTTTGAGCTAGCGACAGAAAAGAGAGCAAAAGAACGTCAAGAGTTCGAAAAGCGACTGGCTGAGTTGGAAACCGAAAAAGAGAAGCTTCACGAAGCGGCCAGACAGCTAGAGGCCGAGCGGGAGAAAGAAGAACTCGCCAGGCTGAGACAAGAACTG gtACACAAGGCAAACCCAGTTCGCAAGTACCGCAGTCTGGAGGTGAAGCCAAGTGACCAGCCTCTGACCGTGCCAAAGTCTCCGAACTTTTCAGACCGATTTCAGTGTTGA
- the TPX2 gene encoding targeting protein for Xklp2 isoform X3 — protein sequence MSHPQSSYSYDAETTYINFRTLNDDDVQSVDSWFDLKASSENVPPAENVATFLQHKPASSKANLPQAIVSPMVKSSENHETEAGEMAQAMLRPQNIVVSLAAWRVPSNDASPPAPSGASQRRVSRRLSAQQKNAQQRKRQAKVKAERCNVTSIKKEDDPPTKKQKISSSRERMTEVSMNRDHSQSTELSPARSKGKLTMPTTPTMLKRKYLSGKLKSTEEQELEKMKQLQQETMELRKKNEESLKAAIAGSGQPAKKTTGQVTKPVDFHFCTDERIKQHTESQPGNEYKKLDFIAALRKHPASPARVVKGPTVPKPFNLSCGNKRKFDETTSEYVPLAQQIENFQKCTPSRYHLRSRRTNESPIPVKPLKARLTQPKTPLLQTRQRFRPVTCKSAAELEAEEIEKLRQYKFKAQELNPRIIEGGPILPKKPPVKEPTQPIGFDLEIEKRIQERESKKQQKEEHFEFHSRPCPAKILEDVVGVPEKKPLPVTVPKSPAFALKNRVRMPTREEEKGEEVVPVIKANPMPHYGVPFKPKAPEQRHVEVCPFSFDSRDRERWVQKEKKIEELQKEEVPKFKALPLPQFDHINLPQKKVKNATQPEPFHLQTDERGATKSQNWQQQIKEDLKRQKEAACFKANPNTVVHQEPFVPKKDSKPISVAESFELATEKRAKERQEFEKRLAELETEKEKLHEAARQLEAEREKEELARLRQELVHKANPVRKYRSLEVKPSDQPLTVPKSPNFSDRFQC from the exons ATGTCTCATCCACAGTCTTCCTATTCCTATGATGCAGAAACTACCTACATCAACTTCAGGACTTTGAATGATGATGACGTGCAGAGTGTAGATTCATGGTTTG ATCTGAAAGCCAGTTCAGAGAATGTCCCTCCTGCAGAGAATGTGGCAACTTTCTTGCAGCACAAGCCTGCCTCTTCAAAGGCTAATCTTCCTCAAGCTATTGTTTCACCAATGGTGAAATCCA GTGAAAACCATGAGACAGAGGCAGGAGAAATGGCACAGGCAATGCTGAGACCACAGAATATTGTTGTTTCTCTAGCAGCCTGGAGAGTCCCCTCAAATGATGCTTCACCTCCTGCTCCTTCAGGAGCTTCTCAACG GAGGGTATCCAGAAGACTGTCAGCACAACAGAAGAATGCCCAGCAACGCAAACGTCAGGCCAAAGTCAAAGCAGAGAGATGCAATGTCACCTCCATCAAAAAGGAAGATGATCCACCCACCAAGAAACAGAAAAT CTCTAGCAGTAGAGAGAGAATGACTGAAGTATCAATGAACAGAGATCACTCCCAGAGCACTGAACTCTCCCCAGCCAGATCCAAGGGCAAGCTGACCATGCCTACCACACCAACAATGCTGAA GAGGAAGTATCTTTCTGGCAAGCTAAAGAGCAcagaggagcaggagctggaaAAGATGAAGCAATTGCAGCAGGAGACGATGGAGCTGCGCAAAAAGAATGAAGAGTCTCTGAAAGCTGCTATTGCTGGTTCAG GACAACCTGCGAAGAAAACCACGGGCCAGGTAACAAAGCCAGTTGACTTCCATTTCTGCACAGATGAGAGGATTAAACAGCACACAGAAAGCCAGCCTGGGAATGAATACAAGAAGCTGGATTTCATAGCAGCACTGAGAAAGCACCCTGCATCTCCG GCACGAGTGGTGAAGGGGCCCACTGTCCCCAAacctttcaatctctcctgtggCAACAAAAGGAAATTTGATGAAACTACATCAGAGTATGTCCCCCTTGCTCAGCAGATTGAAAACTTCCAGAAATGCACTCCCTCTCGTTACCATTTGAGGAGCAGGAGGACCAATGAAA GTCCAATTCCAGTAAAGCCGCTGAAGGCCAGGCTTACACAGCCCAAAACTCCACTGCTTCAAACAAGACAGCGCTTCAGACCTGTAACTTGCAAGAGTGCAGCTGAGTTGGAGGCAGAGGAAATAGAGAAGCTCCGACA GTACAAATTCAAAGCTCAGGAGCTTAATCCAAGGATCATAGAGGGTGGGCCAATCCTGCCCAAGAAACCCCCTGTGAAAGAGCCCACACAGCCTATTGGATTTGACTTGGAAATTGAAAAAAGGATTCAGGAGCGAGAGAGCAAGAAGCAGCAGAAGGAAGAGCATTTTGAATTCCATTCCAGGCCATGTCCAGCTAAAATCTTGGAGGATGTTGTG GGTGTTCCAGAAAAGAAGCCCCTTCCTGTTACAGTTCCTAAATCCCCAGCCTTTGCACTGAAGAACAGAGTCCGAATGCCTACTAGAGAGGAAGAAAAG GGAGAGGAGGTGGTCCCGGTGATCAAAGCTAACCCCATGCCACACTATGGAGTGCCCTTCAAACCTAAAGCCCCCGAGCAGAGGCATGTGGAAGTGTGCCCCTTCTCTTTTGACTCTCGTGACAGAGAGAGGTGGgtgcaaaaggagaaaaaaatagaagAGCTGCAGAAAGAGGAG GTACCAAAGTTCAAAGCACTACCCCTGCCTCAGTTTGACCACATCAACTTGCCACAAAAAAAAGTGAAGAATGCAACACAACCAGAGCCCTTCCATCTGCAGACAGATGAACGGGGAGCTACCAAGTCGCAGAATTGGCAGCAACAG ATCAAAGAAGACCTGAAACGGCAGAAGGAGGCAGCGTGTTTCAAAGCTAATCCAAATACTGTTGTGCACCAGGAGCCTTTTGTGCCAAAGAAGGATAGCAAGCCAATATCAG TTGCTGAAAGCTTTGAGCTAGCGACAGAAAAGAGAGCAAAAGAACGTCAAGAGTTCGAAAAGCGACTGGCTGAGTTGGAAACCGAAAAAGAGAAGCTTCACGAAGCGGCCAGACAGCTAGAGGCCGAGCGGGAGAAAGAAGAACTCGCCAGGCTGAGACAAGAACTG gtACACAAGGCAAACCCAGTTCGCAAGTACCGCAGTCTGGAGGTGAAGCCAAGTGACCAGCCTCTGACCGTGCCAAAGTCTCCGAACTTTTCAGACCGATTTCAGTGTTGA
- the TPX2 gene encoding targeting protein for Xklp2 isoform X1, whose translation MHQGGLTLGAGTSGQAWALIPMREMCCAERAAAHAGLTAGDKTAVKMSHPQSSYSYDAETTYINFRTLNDDDVQSVDSWFDLKASSENVPPAENVATFLQHKPASSKANLPQAIVSPMVKSSENHETEAGEMAQAMLRPQNIVVSLAAWRVPSNDASPPAPSGASQRRVSRRLSAQQKNAQQRKRQAKVKAERCNVTSIKKEDDPPTKKQKISSSRERMTEVSMNRDHSQSTELSPARSKGKLTMPTTPTMLKRKYLSGKLKSTEEQELEKMKQLQQETMELRKKNEESLKAAIAGSGQPAKKTTGQVTKPVDFHFCTDERIKQHTESQPGNEYKKLDFIAALRKHPASPARVVKGPTVPKPFNLSCGNKRKFDETTSEYVPLAQQIENFQKCTPSRYHLRSRRTNESPIPVKPLKARLTQPKTPLLQTRQRFRPVTCKSAAELEAEEIEKLRQYKFKAQELNPRIIEGGPILPKKPPVKEPTQPIGFDLEIEKRIQERESKKQQKEEHFEFHSRPCPAKILEDVVGVPEKKPLPVTVPKSPAFALKNRVRMPTREEEKGEEVVPVIKANPMPHYGVPFKPKAPEQRHVEVCPFSFDSRDRERWVQKEKKIEELQKEEVPKFKALPLPQFDHINLPQKKVKNATQPEPFHLQTDERGATKSQNWQQQIKEDLKRQKEAACFKANPNTVVHQEPFVPKKDSKPISENLSGSIVAESFELATEKRAKERQEFEKRLAELETEKEKLHEAARQLEAEREKEELARLRQELVHKANPVRKYRSLEVKPSDQPLTVPKSPNFSDRFQC comes from the exons ACTGCTGGGGACAAGACTGCGGTGAAAATGTCTCATCCACAGTCTTCCTATTCCTATGATGCAGAAACTACCTACATCAACTTCAGGACTTTGAATGATGATGACGTGCAGAGTGTAGATTCATGGTTTG ATCTGAAAGCCAGTTCAGAGAATGTCCCTCCTGCAGAGAATGTGGCAACTTTCTTGCAGCACAAGCCTGCCTCTTCAAAGGCTAATCTTCCTCAAGCTATTGTTTCACCAATGGTGAAATCCA GTGAAAACCATGAGACAGAGGCAGGAGAAATGGCACAGGCAATGCTGAGACCACAGAATATTGTTGTTTCTCTAGCAGCCTGGAGAGTCCCCTCAAATGATGCTTCACCTCCTGCTCCTTCAGGAGCTTCTCAACG GAGGGTATCCAGAAGACTGTCAGCACAACAGAAGAATGCCCAGCAACGCAAACGTCAGGCCAAAGTCAAAGCAGAGAGATGCAATGTCACCTCCATCAAAAAGGAAGATGATCCACCCACCAAGAAACAGAAAAT CTCTAGCAGTAGAGAGAGAATGACTGAAGTATCAATGAACAGAGATCACTCCCAGAGCACTGAACTCTCCCCAGCCAGATCCAAGGGCAAGCTGACCATGCCTACCACACCAACAATGCTGAA GAGGAAGTATCTTTCTGGCAAGCTAAAGAGCAcagaggagcaggagctggaaAAGATGAAGCAATTGCAGCAGGAGACGATGGAGCTGCGCAAAAAGAATGAAGAGTCTCTGAAAGCTGCTATTGCTGGTTCAG GACAACCTGCGAAGAAAACCACGGGCCAGGTAACAAAGCCAGTTGACTTCCATTTCTGCACAGATGAGAGGATTAAACAGCACACAGAAAGCCAGCCTGGGAATGAATACAAGAAGCTGGATTTCATAGCAGCACTGAGAAAGCACCCTGCATCTCCG GCACGAGTGGTGAAGGGGCCCACTGTCCCCAAacctttcaatctctcctgtggCAACAAAAGGAAATTTGATGAAACTACATCAGAGTATGTCCCCCTTGCTCAGCAGATTGAAAACTTCCAGAAATGCACTCCCTCTCGTTACCATTTGAGGAGCAGGAGGACCAATGAAA GTCCAATTCCAGTAAAGCCGCTGAAGGCCAGGCTTACACAGCCCAAAACTCCACTGCTTCAAACAAGACAGCGCTTCAGACCTGTAACTTGCAAGAGTGCAGCTGAGTTGGAGGCAGAGGAAATAGAGAAGCTCCGACA GTACAAATTCAAAGCTCAGGAGCTTAATCCAAGGATCATAGAGGGTGGGCCAATCCTGCCCAAGAAACCCCCTGTGAAAGAGCCCACACAGCCTATTGGATTTGACTTGGAAATTGAAAAAAGGATTCAGGAGCGAGAGAGCAAGAAGCAGCAGAAGGAAGAGCATTTTGAATTCCATTCCAGGCCATGTCCAGCTAAAATCTTGGAGGATGTTGTG GGTGTTCCAGAAAAGAAGCCCCTTCCTGTTACAGTTCCTAAATCCCCAGCCTTTGCACTGAAGAACAGAGTCCGAATGCCTACTAGAGAGGAAGAAAAG GGAGAGGAGGTGGTCCCGGTGATCAAAGCTAACCCCATGCCACACTATGGAGTGCCCTTCAAACCTAAAGCCCCCGAGCAGAGGCATGTGGAAGTGTGCCCCTTCTCTTTTGACTCTCGTGACAGAGAGAGGTGGgtgcaaaaggagaaaaaaatagaagAGCTGCAGAAAGAGGAG GTACCAAAGTTCAAAGCACTACCCCTGCCTCAGTTTGACCACATCAACTTGCCACAAAAAAAAGTGAAGAATGCAACACAACCAGAGCCCTTCCATCTGCAGACAGATGAACGGGGAGCTACCAAGTCGCAGAATTGGCAGCAACAG ATCAAAGAAGACCTGAAACGGCAGAAGGAGGCAGCGTGTTTCAAAGCTAATCCAAATACTGTTGTGCACCAGGAGCCTTTTGTGCCAAAGAAGGATAGCAAGCCAATATCAG AGAACCTTTCTGGTTCCATAGTTGCTGAAAGCTTTGAGCTAGCGACAGAAAAGAGAGCAAAAGAACGTCAAGAGTTCGAAAAGCGACTGGCTGAGTTGGAAACCGAAAAAGAGAAGCTTCACGAAGCGGCCAGACAGCTAGAGGCCGAGCGGGAGAAAGAAGAACTCGCCAGGCTGAGACAAGAACTG gtACACAAGGCAAACCCAGTTCGCAAGTACCGCAGTCTGGAGGTGAAGCCAAGTGACCAGCCTCTGACCGTGCCAAAGTCTCCGAACTTTTCAGACCGATTTCAGTGTTGA